The genomic segment CTAATAGTTGGCATTTCTTATGCTATGCTGTTCtgttacctgttttatttcaTTGTGTTACATTCTTCTTTCCCCTCCATTGCGCCTAGGGATATTTCCCTATCTGTTCCTAGGCGTGCTCCTATGCTTTCCGTCTCCTCCTCATCTGCTCCCTATCGCCCCACCCTATTTCAGCCCTAGCATCCACTTGTGCCCCTATCTTCTCTTTCCAGGACTCTACACCAAAGTAGCACAGTAACACATTCAATGACAGCAGAATAAGGCCAACTAGCCTATCCAGTCTACCTAGCTATTCCTGTCCACCTTGCAAAGCTGTCAACCTTGCAGCTTGACCATTTGTAAACTATTAGGCCTTCTCCAGAACAGctcttctggtcttccttgcttgtGCCCTACCATTTTAGGCAGGTGAGTATACAAGATCCCCCCGTTTAGTTCACAGCCATCTAGCACCCAAAACTTTGCAACAGTCTAAATCTggagtaggcaactccagtccaggagtgccacaaacaggactGCTTTTCAGGACACCCCAAATGAATCTACATCAGGTACATTTGCATGTATTTCCTCCATGGTAAGCAAACATCTCTCATCCATATTCTGTAGACGCCCAGCCCCGGTCTTAATGCCTTCGCATCTGGCCTCCTACCTGCTAGGACTTCCAGTTATTAGTGTTCCAGCAGCCTGCGGCTCCTTGGCACCATCTCATGCCCCTTTCCCTATAATGTGCGCCCTAAGCGCCTTCTAATCCCTTCCCCCTCGCCTCACCTGCAGCACGACCTCCACATCGTACGAGTTGCCTTTGCTCTTCTGATGGCCGCGGAACTTGGAGCCGCTGTACAGCAGGGTGGTGGCGACGCCGGGTTGCTGCGTGTTGATGGGAGGGGGCGGGATGAGCGAGGAACCCGAGGCCGCGGAGACGCTGCACGACTCGGTGCGCACCGGCATCTCGGCGGAAGGAGGGCGGCGGGGGGGCGCACTGCAAGCGGGGAGCGCAACCTCCTCACCACCAGGTCTCCCCCGGCCCGCCGCGAGCTTTCCTGCCagctgcgcgcgcgcgcgcgcacacacacacatatacacacacacacagggcctcgCCAGCACCGCCGCCGCTGATTGGTGCTCTCAGAAGCGGGGACCCGCCCGCTCGCCGCAGCCTCCTGCCATTGGGCGGCGAGGACCCGCTCCGGCCGCGGGGCCGCCGGGAGTTGTAGTCGGCAGCCGGCAAAGGTCCCGGCCAAAAGGGATCACAAACTGCGCGGGGCACTTATTGGCTGCTGACGAGTGTGACGTCGGAAGGACTCGCGGTGTCAGAGAGTCATCAAGATGGCTGCGCCCGTTGGGCGGTGAGCGGGCAGGGGTTGCAAGCTGGGTCGGATACTCCGCCCTTGACCTGCAGTCATCCGACGCTTTTTCCGCGGCCGGGGTTCTTTCCCCTCCCAGTGCCAGGGGATGTTGCGTCGTTTCTCCCGTCTAGGCAGGGCTGCCTCGCTTTATTTGTATCCGGGCCCCCCCGCCGCCGGTCGGGCCTATACACCTGCCGCGGGTAAGGCCGACCCCTGCAGCTCTTTCTGTACATAAGGTCATTTTTTTAAGGGACTTCTGGGGAAAAAAGTGTTTTACAAAACTGTCTGCCTATTATACACGTTAGCTTGTACGCACGTGTCATATGGGCACATATGACACATTACCCGGACTGGGTGGTAATGTATCATACCGGGGGAGGGTTTGCATGTATGCGCCTACTTTTCCATTTCCAAAAGTTTGTGTGTGATTTTTCAACACTGAAAATTGCTGTACAATTTAGCAGGTGTGATTGTGTGCGAGTAGTTTTGCTGGCATGTATTTTCtcgtttgaaaattatcccaatgcacagattttctctttgaaaattggtataacttcTGTGTGTATTTGCCATGTAGTTTATGTGGGCtgttaattttataacagcccacataagAAAGCTAGCAAACATATGCATAAGTTAAACCACAAATGTGTGTATGTTCACtctgaaaattattccaccaaaactacccacatGCTTTtgtacctgctaatttgtgtgctgATTCCTTTCTGGAACGTTTAATACATGCTctaaaaaatccaaaagtatgtgctTAAGTACAAACCTCTCCCACCTGAACACTTTTACTCACAGTGGGTAAATGTACCTGCATATTGGCTGGGCAGTTTTATAACCAGGAATTTCCTTGTGTAAAGTACTGCTTttcccatggaaatgccttttaaaattgccctatGCTCTTCCAGCCCCCAATCTTCACATCCCCTCTCCCTACCCTAGGCAAAGTAAACCATGAGCTAGGGGAAATGGACAGACTTGGATCAGATGTACTAAGAATTTTTCccataaatgcaaaaaaaacaaaccctttatTACATCTCACTTGATGAAATCTGGATTGGAGACAGAAAATTTGGGTTTGTGAGATACCGCTTAGGTCACCTTCTACTGACTGTTTGTTAGTGGACCCTTTTTGTTTCTCTCCAGActtataagagcataagaaatgccatactgggtcagaccaagggtccatcaagcccagtatcctgtttccaacagtggccaatccaagtcacaaatacctggcaagtacccatacattaaatagatctcaagctactattgcttattaattactgacatagcagtttatggatttattctctaggaaattatccatactttttttaaacccagttatactaactgctgtaactggTTTTATGTTCGGATTCTGTTTATTACATGGGATTTCAAACTCCATGTCAGTTTCTGCTCTGTGCCATTTGTAAGTGAATTTCTTTTTGCAATGGGTGTATTACCACTCATGTAGCAGTCCACACCCTCGATCTGCTGCTTTATCAGGATTTGCCCATGTGCTCAGACTCTGTTTATCAGTTGGAGCTCTTGCCAATCTCTTGGTCATCATTTCTTTATCTTCTTTAAACTTAGATCTAGCTTGGCTAATTAATCTAGCCCTGTAGGCACCCAGCCTAAGCTCCACAGTGAGAAGGTTAATATTGAGAATCTTTGGATTCTGCTAATGAATTGATCAACCAGTGGAATCGTGCTTTGTCCCAGCTGTACAGTCTAGTTGCCCTGGAAAGTGTGGTCCTCTTGCAAATCAGGAGTCTGAGTTTAATTTTAGAAAAAAGGATGGTTCAGGGTTGAATGCTAGTGACGTAAGTTGCATCAAtcctaacaaataaataaataaataaaattggtgtTGAACCTCCAGAAGACTGATGTTCTCTGGGTGGATTGCTTATCTCCCCGACGTgatcttctctttctttccctctctcaatGGTAGCCAAACACGATAGGGTGCTTCTTGACTTTAGGAGTCGGATGATAGCTGCAGTTGCCTTTGCCTTTTACAGATGGCTATGTGAGGTATCTGAAATACATTTTGTGTGAGGCTGATATTCGTTCAGTTGTGCAGTCTTAAGATCCATTGACTATTGCAGTGCGGTTTATTAGGTGCAATGACTAAAGGATCTCCATTGCTTACCAGTACATTTGCAAATTCAGTTGAAAGTGCTCACCATTATTCCTAAAGTTATTCATTGTGAGGGCCCTCTCTGTCTGAGGGAGGTCTTGATGCCTTATGCACTCTCTTGCCCTTTGCTGTTGGCCAGGAATAAGCCTTTAACCTTCTTCCTAAAAGGAGAAATAGCTTTTCCTCGAAGCTCTCTCTGGAGTGAGTTCCACAGCACAGGACCTACAACTGAAAAGGTGCTATTATGGGTTTCTTAGAGCCAAATCTTGTGAAAAGAGGGAACCACTTACAAGGGTTTGTTTTCTCAGGCATTTGGTTCTGGTCTAGTTCATTTTTATAACTGAATGGTATTTTTGGGTTCTTGTTTCTTTGGTCTGTTACTCTATTGTTTTATCATTATGTATGAAATGGTCGTAATCCACTTTATATTCTGCATAATCCACAAAAAgtattcagtttaaaaaaattaaataaaaggctAAAAGCCTGATGTACTAACATTTTTCAgccttctggcatttgcatacagacaattttaaagtatgtttttgtctttttttttttttgtttgttttgtttatattgcTGCAACATTGTGCTCAAGAACATACTGTGCCAGAGTCTACACTTCAATAATCCAAAGTAATACAGCGTAGCAGAAGCAAACATTGCATCACTTTATCCAGCAAATGCATAAGGTTACAACAATAACCACATAAAATAAGCATCTACTAACTGGAGGGGGAATTCAGCCCCTGATTAATTGACTCAATGTCGATACATTAATAAGTGTGGTTTTATGCCTCAGGGTGGGCAGTCCCAGGTACCATTAAGAGCTTTTTTTGTGCTCTTTGCCAGTTTGTAAACTGCTAGCATCTATAATATGAGTAGGCTTACACTCACTGGTATAGCAACTTTGGTAATTATTGACAGTTGACGTGTGACTGATGaggagtgtgtgttggggggagtgAGCCTGTAAGTGTGTCTAAGTATGGGGGGTGAGTAAGTTCTGCCTGGTTGTGAGGGTAAAGAGTGAGATATTGTAGTGTAGTACATGTatgtgtggaggggagggtggatgatacggaagtgtataaaataaatgtttagtGGTTGACTGTTAGTGAAAATGTTTTGTACTAGAAACTGCTTCTTGTGTTTATGCtacttttcaataaaaaaaaatattttgaaaaataaaaaaaacagcacaGAGACAACCATGCTACACTTACTCAGCCAAACCAATGCAAGGCACTATGAAGCTCACTAAACTGATCAGATTAGAGTAGTTTAAATCCATAAGTCTGTCCTGCATTTGAAATTGTAAAAAGATAGTAAAACATTTCCAAGCCCAAGTATAATCTTTAGCAACTCTCTGGGAAGTGTATATATAACATCAAGTCATTCTGATTACATTCAATTGGATATGTTGGGTATCATAACATGCGTGGAGGGGCAGTGTCCTTAAACCAATGTAGTAAGATATAGTTGGCTATTAATATCGCTATTTGGATAAATTTGTTATAATCTGCAGACAGCCTAGCTGCCTGTGAAATAACCATTAACCACAAAAGGGAGGTTTAAAAGAAATAATGTGTTCTAAAGCTATAAATACCATGTCTTTGAACATAAAGCCACCTTGAGTGAACCATCAATCAGTAATGTGATATCTACACAGGATGCatgctttatttttcattttctttacaaCTTGCTGGTTAGCAATTGACGCAGGTAATTTGGATCCTTCGTATTTGTTTGCTCATTATTTAATTTCTCATGGGTTACTTCAGCCTTTACCATACCCTCACTATTGGGATATTCCAACAATATTCTACATTTAGTATTCTATTGGAAATTGTTCCTTTGAAGTGCAAAAATAAGACTGCTACTGTTCAAAAGTAGCCTGCATTGCTTCATAACCTCtcttaaaaaatcatgaaagtagCAAGGATCTCcattaaaatgtttgttcagttAAAAccagagacacaaaatggggaaaaaactaTTGGTGAAGTAGAATATATGGCACTTAATGAAAGacctggaaggaagataaccactGAGATACTGtgataccggggtacaaattatatggaGAAGACAGACCAGATCAAATTGGTGAAGGGCTATacataggaaaggaatggagatttACAATGTCATAAATATTATGCGAATCAGTTGCATAAAGGGAGCATTCTGCATAAAACCTTAGCTATGGATGCTTGTTCATTGGTGTATTCAATTATTTGTATTGAATTGTAATATTACTGATATGAACCTCATTTGTTGTCAttgtcaataaaaatgtttatacaacAAAAAGAAATTGGTGAAGGGTTGGCATCATACGTCAAGGATGGCATAGAGAAGCCAAGTACAATAAAAATGCCTGCAGGCTTtattctttatggatagaaattccctATGGGACAGAGAAAAGTATAACAgtgggggtatactactgtccgcCTGGCCATGATGAAGAAGCAGTGAAATATTAATAGAAATTAGACAAAATTGGTAccgcaataataatgggagacttaaaTTACCTCAATAGTGAACCAAAGAGTTACCTCTTTGGTTCAGtccccagttcgatgtaaaccgatctgatatggtcttttaaccatgaaggtcggtatagaaaagtgttaaataaataaataaataaatagtgactgGGTGTCTCATCAGATCATGCTAGCAAAATGTTTCTGAATGCCATGACTGGCTGCTTTGTGGAGCAACTGGTCCTGGAACAGATGAGAGCACGGAGCTGTTTCAGATCTAAGTTCTCAATGGAATGCAGGACATGGTGCAAAGGTGGTAGGGCCTCAGCAATAGTGATACTAATGCAGTCAGGTCTGGCACACTCACTAGAGGGGAgaatattaagtaaaactacCACAGAagcatttaatttaaaacatggagactataataaaatgaggaaaatagaaaaaaacaacccaaaagaaGCAGTTGTAAGGGTTAAAGTTTTGCATGAGCTGTAGAAATTGTTTACAAATACCCTACTGTAggcccagataaaatatattccaagcattgaaaaaggtcaaaggaagaccagTTGACTGTCAATAtagttaaatggtgaggtgaaagaggcaattaacaccaaaaggacatctttcagaCATGGAAAATGGAGccatctgaggaaaataggaaagagctgGCAAATTAGCCTGTCTCACTAATGGTTTAcatctaagagagaatttgaaattaagttagcCACAAAGACAAAAAGTCTGCGAGggaaccctttttaacatttgtattagattagccaccctccagtcttcagatactgtGGTAGATTAGCAATTTCATGAGTTCTTCAGAACTTggtggtgtataccatctagtcctggTGCTTTGTTACTTTTCAGTTTGCTCTTATTTTGCCATTTTCACAGTGATGGGCTGCAGTCCCTCTGGATTATTGCCATCAAAGAATATATCTGGTGTGAACATCTGTCCCAACATCCTGCTCAGcagagactgaagcaaagaaatcctttagtttttctgctatggtcgCTGAGCACCCCTTTTTAAGGCAGCTAGATCTATGCACACTCTGGAAACTTATTTATACTTTTAGCAGGATTGAGGGGATGGGGGGCAGTTTTCATCCAGACCAATCTAcctgggcagatttttttttttttaaattaccctgCCCCCGTCTACTGGAATTGCAGTACTGAGGAATGAGAGATGATCAGTGCCTGAAGCTTTCCAGCATGTGTGGATACCTTCTGCTGTCTTCAGTCTTATGACAAGACTTCCTTTCTACCACTTTGTTTTCAATGCTTATTTCTCTGTCTTTCTGTGATTATTAAAATATAGACAATCTCCCTTAAGCTGAAGAACGTGCACGACAGTGAGCTATTAGAGGTACCCTTATACAAACATACATCGCTCCTATTTGTGAGTTATAATACAGATAAATATATCTAGTGCCTGGTGGTATATACGCAAAGTGAATTCAAGGTGGGCCTTACAGATCCTAAATGGCACACTCAGAAGGACCTATGTTGTCTGTAGAAAGCTTAaaagtttcttcttttctttcctgcTTTAGAAAGGAAGAAATTTTATCAGGATATCAGTATTTCTGAAGGAGAAGGTGAGTGTTGAGGAAAGTCAGTTTGTACGGTTTTGATAATGCTGCTAGCCGCTCAAACTCTTACCTTGTGTGCTGTTTTATATTACAGAATATGTATTAATGCCTttcctgtacctttttttttgtactgaatGAGCTAACGCTATATAACATGAAAGAATGATTTAAGGGGGATACTTATCCTGGTCTCTGCATCCATGAGAATCCTTTTGTTGCTGATCCCTCAGGTGGTTTTGAGATAAATCTGGATCGCAGGAAGCTAAAAACTCCCCAAGGGAAAGTGTTCAGAGTACCGAGTGAGCCGCTGGCGATTGCTGTTGCTACAGAATGGGACAGCCAGCGGGACAGCATCAAATTCTACACAATGCACCTGGTGAGCAGTTCGGGAAGAGGGAAGGGCGTGTTAGAGTGCAGAGGACTCTACTCTTTTATAGTCATGTAGCTTAATCTCCCATTTGTTTAAAACAGGTACAGTATTAATACCTCTTATAGTCCAAACTTGTCTGTGTAGCTTTTTCACATCTGGAAGTTTTAACCTCACTTGTTGTGGTCATCCCACCATTCAGGAGAGTTCTGGACAGTTCCTGTTTTGAGTCCTCTGCCAGTGCACTCTGACCCTAAGCCACTTTGCTTTGTAATAAATCCTTTTACCTGCAGAACACTGTTGTGTTGCTTGTTGCAGCAGAAGTAAGTGAACTCTTTTTATaacgttttgtttgtttttttaaatagaccACATTATGCTTCACTGCGTTGGACAACCCCACTCAGAGAAACAAGGAGCAGTTTATCAGAGCAGCTCTGAAGTTCCTGGACACAGATACCGTCTGGTAGGAGCCTGCAAGGTCAGGGGATTTGCTTCTTGGGGTtaggaagggattttttttgtattagcTGAAGCTCTGCAGGAATATTTTTGTCCGTCTACCTCTGGACCGTCCCATAGATAGTAAGTCAAACTCTTTGCACTAGGAAAGTGTTTTCTTCCAACCAACCCCATTTTGTTACATTCTGGGCAGAGTTTGTGCTTTGATTCCATCCTGCTGCTGTTTCTGTATCCACCCTTTTTCTCCACTGGGCCTAGAAGAGTGTACgagaaataaaacagcaaaacaaaaaagcccAAGAAATTGAAAAGGAATGAAAGCTTTGCCTTTCCTCTGTGTCTCCTGCTGGAAAGTCATCTCATGCACTGAGGCAGAGTCAGGCTCTTGACGAAAAGAAaagctttcattttaaaaatggttcTCGTCCcttaatgttcattttttttttgtttgtttttaatagaaCAGGGCTCTAGCTAGGAGGCCCCGCTCCTTTACAGAGATGCACTATCAGCGGAGAGGTTGTACTAGTCACTTATTTTCTGGTTATTTGTCTTTTTGCTTATTCTGTTCAGACCTGAGGAAGGGAATGTTAGCTCCTgaaaaactagtcaagaaatatattgttaGCCCAGTAAAAAGCTTTTTATGTTAATCATTATTTACATAGATCTTTACTGTGGCATAGAAAAACATTGTTGCCTATTAACACAAACTGGAAATGCATTTGCTGCTCCTAGAAaaattctctttcctctctcctcggCCTCCCCTTGGTAACTGTTGAGTATTGATTTCTTCTGCAGACTTAGCAAACATGGACACTTTTTTTATCTTGCTGCACGTTGTGTAAATAGAATGGgccagatccttttttttttccccccaaactaAACTCATCCAGATCTTGCCCCAGAATGACTCCAGCTGTGTAGTAAGCAGCCTGCCTTGCACACCATTTCCAGTGTTTGGATATAAAGCAAAACAACTGTTACATCAAATTGAGTAATATGTGGATGGTTCTGCTGCTTTTTGTCAGAAACTGGCCTGTTCACTTCAGGTTAAGTAAATAAAATGTTAGTTCTGCGAGTGCTAGGATAGAGTCCATAGCTGTCATCTCATCTCATGGTTTCTCCATGTGATCACATCATAAGATATGACTGCTATCTAGTGTGGGCATTAAATGTTGTTATATGTTATAATCTGTGTTCACATGTTTTCTAGAGGCTCTGTACTTGTGAGCATAAAAGGTAATATGATAgtataacttatttatttttttgattattgTGGTTTATGTAGCACCACTTATCAGACAGACTCCCAGCACAAGTAACTTCAGAGACATAGCTGCAGCTGATAAATAAAGGCAAAGTGTAAAAAGAATGATATTACTATCAATCGATTAAAACTTGGTAAACTGAGCCATGGAGATAGAGCGTCCGACCTGAGACCACACACAGGGTCTGTGGGAGAGCTGAGGTTAAATTCATAAGCCCTAGGAGTCTATCATACTTCCTCTTCCAGGTAGCTGATAAAGGGTAAAGTAGAAGTTCAGGACAGCTAGAAATTAATTAAATGCTATGTGCTTGAGGGCACATTTTACctcatggttatttatttatatatatatatatatatatattttgctctgtattaaaaaaaaaaacaaaaaaaactctacTTTATAAAACTCTAGGTTTATCAGGAAAGGCATCTGACGTGAATGAATGGGCCTGCAGGTAATGCCAGACTTGTTTTAGTGTCCAGCAGAGGTCACTGGAAGCCATTGACTGGAGCTCGTCTCATCTCACCCAGTTCTACCTCCTGCCTCCATATTATTCTAACGCGCACACATTTTCCTGCTTCtaattttgtgttgtttttttttctgtgcgccAGGTGTCTAGACATAGAACTAATATTGGTTTTGTATTGTGTACTAGCTACAGAGTAGAAGAGCCTCCAGGCTTGGTGGAATTGCAGAAGAATGAATGGGATCCTATTATAGAATGGGCTGAGAAAAGGTACAGCATAAGGCTTAcagctttttgtattttttgcttatttttttttatgtgctgcACAAAATAATTCCTACTTTAGCAGTATTTATTTTAGTTCAGTAAACAGgttgtaggtgagacctttttgTTGTGCCAACCTCATATATTTGTGAGGAACGTTTGAGAGTTGTGCACCCATCGTCAGGTTGGCGTGAAAGATGTTTGGGTCCATCAAGCTGCATTATCCATTTTGCTTTGACCTGACAAAGAGAGTGCAGCTTTGGAAATGTACTAATTTAGTCCAAATAAAAGGCCTCGCCTTCAACTTGTTGTAGACCCAGCACAGCAATCTGAAGTTGAATGTGTCTATAGTCTTGTTTGTAACCTGCAGCACTTCTCTATTGAAAGCTCCTGAAAAAAGTGGAATTGTTTCAGGTACGGTGTTAGCATTGGCTCCTCCACCAGCATCGCAGGACCCAGTATTCAGCAGAGACTAAGGAGACATTCATGAAACATTTAACCTCTTACAATACGTGGGCATTGCTAGGTGAGTCCAGGGCAGTTTGCCGTGGGGTTAAtactttcagctttttttctggGTGTAGGAAGTTTTCGTGTGACATTTTTTCATAAACTTTGTGTTGTGAGATCCACTTAGtacagaggctgatattcagccagTCATGTGCAGATAGTGTTGTAGggttaactttatctggatattcagcccAAATAAGTTGTCTGGTTAAACTCTGGCCAGACAGCACTGATATCCAGCAGGCCTGGGAATGACTCCAGTGCCACCCTCTTattgtccagctaaatttttttcttttttttaaactactcagactgcaggtttgcatctctgcatctgctggagccagtgaaatactgagggactgcaggtagcactcgGATATGTAGCAGGGCCTCAGGTTTtgtttttctgcctccatctgctgctagggatgcaaaacccatttaTCTGGACTAATCTGGTGTACAACCGGGAATAACAAAtttcccttattgcatcgggtgtaaTCATTGGCAAGAATCTATTGCCTCTTCCCTCCAGCACTGATGCACATTTACAGCAATGAGGGGCCTAATGAGCCCAGTTGTGCTACCTTGCTTTGACGTTGCTGGCCCAAACTACTTTGCATATTAGCATCAGGACGATACTAGACCTTTGCCCAGTTTATAGCCTTAGAATGCAAGGTGGGCTGGCTCTTCCTGCACCAGTCATGCCAGTTCCAGCCTGGCCCTTATGTTTTTGCAGGTATAGAGTATATTATTGTGCAGCTGAAATCAATGGTGCTGACGATGGGGCTGGTTAGTAGTCATATTACCGTAGTAAAGAGCAGTTCTCCTGTCCGCCTAGAGGAGGAATACCAGGTAAACCCATGTTCTAACAATGTGCCCAGGGCCAGAAATAAGCTGTTTCGTTTTGACGTGATTAGCATCTGCATATACATGGACACGGGAGGCCACTGTGAATTCTGTTTCTTGCAATGAATGCATTTTTCTTGGCGACTTACGAGCAAAAAAATTGCttcatttcttgttttgttttcttgttagtAGAGCATAGCTTTGCCTTTTGAGGGTCTCTAGAGAAAGTAGTTGCAGTATGTCTCCCCTGTGACTTCAGAGTTGGTGGAAGTATATCATTTTATATACCTCTTCTCTACATTCTCAAGAAGGACCTGTATTTTTGTCTGTTCCCCATCATATAACAGTTGAGAACAAGAACATAGCAGGAGGTAAAACTGTATAGTACAGTCATAGCTTCAGCACTAATGCCATGCTTGTGCGTTCTACCCAGCGAGAGCTTTGCGAAGGGATATATGTATCTTGATGATTTTAGTTGTGTGTTTACTCAGATCCAGCGGTGGGGTAATGTGGAGTGGGCCCATGACTATGACCTGCAGGAACTGCGCTCCCGCACAGCAGCTGGGACCCTCTTTGTTCACTTCTGTTCTGAAAGCTCAACTGTCAAACACAAGCTGCTGCAGGACTGATGCCGCCGAGGTCTCTGGAGG from the Rhinatrema bivittatum chromosome 14, aRhiBiv1.1, whole genome shotgun sequence genome contains:
- the ATPAF2 gene encoding LOW QUALITY PROTEIN: ATP synthase mitochondrial F1 complex assembly factor 2 (The sequence of the model RefSeq protein was modified relative to this genomic sequence to represent the inferred CDS: inserted 1 base in 1 codon), which encodes MLRRFSRLGRAASLYLYPGPPAAGRAYTPAAERKKFYQDISISEGEGGFEINLDRRKLKTPQGKVFRVPSEPLAIAVATEWDSQRDSIKFYTMHLTTLCFTALDNPTQRNKEQFIRAALKFLDTDTVCYRVEEPPGLVELQKNEWDPIIEWAEKRYGVSIGSSTSIAGPSIXAETKETFMKHLTSYNTWALLGIEYIIVQLKSMVLTMGLVSSHITVVKSSSPVRLEEEYQIQRWGNVEWAHDYDLQELRSRTAAGTLFVHFCSESSTVKHKLLQD